In Chaetodon trifascialis isolate fChaTrf1 chromosome 6, fChaTrf1.hap1, whole genome shotgun sequence, one DNA window encodes the following:
- the atad1a gene encoding outer mitochondrial transmembrane helix translocase, whose product MLFKDLPREALMRPLSRNEVVGMLLRLTIFGAATYYSIKWVVEAMDPTAKQKSQAKKRAEQLMKRIGVEGVKLTEYEMNIASHLVDPQTMKVSWRDIAGLDEVINELQDTVILPFQKRHLLAGSKLFQPPKGVLLFGPPGCGKTMIAKATAKASGCKFINLQASTLTDMWYGESQKLTAAVFSLAVKIQPCIVFIDEIDSFLRTRSSLDHEATAMMKAQFMSLWDGLDTSSTTQVMVMGATNRPQDVDQAILRRMPTTFHVGLPNTRQRQDILRLILAGENLSNAINLKEIAEKTEGYSGSDLRELCRDAAMYRVRDYVRKEQMRQIAQQLQDCQEEEKPVDEERLRPVTQLDLLFGLDKMKESKQATAFRLPSVVEVPLD is encoded by the exons ATGCTGTTTAAAGATCTCCCCAGAGAGGCCCTGATGCGACCCTTGTCCAGGAATGAAGTGGTGGGCATGTTGCTGAGGCTGACCATCTTCGGTGCAGCGACTTATTATAGCATCAAGTGGGTTGTAGAGGCTATGGACCCTACCGCCAAACAGAAAAGCCAAGCCAAGAAAAGG GCAGaacagctgatgaagaggatCGGTGTGGAGGGGGTCAAACTAACAGAGTATGAGATGAACATTGCATCTCACCTAGTTGATCCACAAACTATGAAG GTGTCCTGGAGAGACATCGCAGGGTTGGATGAGGTTATAAATGAGCTGCAAGACACAGTCATCCTGCCCTTTCAGAAAAGACATCTTTTAGCTGGATCCAAACTCTTTCAGCCTCCCAAAG GTGTTTTATTGTTTGGACCTCCGGGATGTGGGAAGACCATGATCGCCAAGGCAACAGCCAAAGCCTCGGGCTGCAAGTTCATCAACCTCCAGGCCTCCACGCTGACAGACATGTGGTACGGCGAATCGCAGaagctgactgctgctgtcttctcATTGGCTGTCAAAATCCAGCCCTGCATCGTCTTCATTGATGAGATTG ACTCATTTCTGAGGACCCGCTCCAGTCTGGACCACGAGGCCACAGCCATGATGAAAGCCCAGTTCATGAGCCTGTGGGACGGCCTGGATACTTCCTCAACCACCCAG GTGATGGTGATGGGAGCCACAAACAGGCCGCAGGATGTGGATCAAGCAATTCTGCGCAGGATGCCTACCACTTTTCATGTTGGCCTGCCA AACACAAGACAACGACAGGACATCCTGAGGCTGATTTTAGCAGGAGAAAAT CTGAGCAACGCCATTAATCTGAAGGAGATTGCTGAGAAGACGGAGGGTTATTCTGGCAGTGACCTCCGGGAGCTTTGCCGTGACGCTGCCATGTACCGAGTGCGGGACTACGTCCGCAAGGAGCAGATGAGGCAGATcgctcagcagctgcaggactgccaggaggaggaaaa ACCTGTGGATGAGGAGAGGTTGCGGCCAGTCACCCAGCTGGACCTCCTCTTCGGCCTGGACAAGATGAAGGAATCCAAGCAGGCCACAGCCTTCAGGTTACCCAGTGTGGTGGAGGTTCCCCTGGACTAA